The following coding sequences are from one uncultured Desulfobacter sp. window:
- a CDS encoding O-antigen ligase family protein — protein sequence MVWISLILGFAGGLGLILTTVITGSAPTIVVTLPFIVLLVLPLRKLVKGYQIILLFLICLIPMDVFAVIPGADNSTTLFKLLFPFVFILFVGDRLLGDDAPMPLNAMDRWLLFYALLNCILVMIAVNKLQALDTMRRYISMWAMYYLFSRSLAKSPWPDWTRKTVIFSAAVSVLFGLKAYIDGQNPFSELGVGGLLVNDVRITGASGIDPNAYSILLIVALVWAVVCAVEKKDKFRWVYVISAGLILTGIGLTYSRSAYLTLIASLMFLLFKIRKLLTPTHIVALLLLMLSALPFAPDSIVDRFDTLFNTAQRQSDTSVQRRANYYNVAANILKDHALLGCGPGNFPVLHQMAKYQDAPVLIGVPRMAHSMYLTVITESGIIGFIFFTGFLVCTYLTQREIHKRLPGNFNFGLALICAFTALLVMGLFLHLQETKYLWLVFAMTRALDIQEDNEENDGKETLGLPDQAQGIKE from the coding sequence ATGGTCTGGATATCCCTTATATTAGGCTTTGCGGGGGGGCTGGGGCTTATCCTGACAACTGTCATCACGGGGTCTGCACCCACCATCGTGGTGACACTCCCCTTTATTGTTCTCTTGGTGTTGCCGCTGCGCAAACTGGTGAAAGGGTACCAAATCATTTTGTTGTTTTTGATCTGCCTGATTCCCATGGATGTATTTGCGGTAATCCCCGGGGCGGATAATTCAACCACCCTGTTTAAACTATTGTTTCCGTTCGTTTTTATTCTTTTCGTGGGCGACAGGCTGCTTGGCGACGACGCCCCGATGCCGTTGAACGCCATGGACAGATGGCTTTTGTTTTATGCGCTGTTGAATTGTATTCTCGTGATGATCGCCGTGAACAAGTTACAGGCCCTGGACACCATGAGACGATATATCAGCATGTGGGCCATGTATTATCTGTTCAGCAGATCCCTTGCAAAAAGTCCGTGGCCGGACTGGACCCGGAAAACTGTAATTTTCAGTGCCGCGGTTTCTGTTCTTTTTGGATTAAAGGCTTATATTGACGGGCAGAATCCCTTTTCAGAACTGGGCGTCGGCGGGTTGCTCGTTAACGATGTCCGCATCACAGGGGCCTCGGGCATTGATCCCAACGCCTATTCCATCCTTTTAATTGTCGCGTTGGTATGGGCCGTTGTCTGCGCTGTGGAAAAAAAAGATAAATTTCGGTGGGTTTATGTGATTTCCGCGGGGCTTATCCTTACCGGAATCGGTTTGACATACTCCAGATCGGCGTATTTGACGCTTATTGCTTCTTTAATGTTCCTTTTGTTTAAGATCCGAAAACTGTTAACGCCTACCCATATTGTTGCCCTGCTTTTATTGATGCTGTCGGCCCTGCCGTTTGCGCCCGATTCCATTGTGGACCGGTTTGACACCCTGTTCAATACCGCCCAGCGACAGTCCGACACCTCTGTCCAGCGCCGGGCCAATTATTATAATGTCGCCGCAAATATTCTTAAAGACCATGCGCTTTTGGGATGCGGCCCCGGTAATTTCCCCGTGCTCCACCAGATGGCAAAATACCAGGACGCTCCCGTCTTGATTGGCGTTCCACGCATGGCGCACAGTATGTATCTGACCGTTATCACGGAATCCGGGATCATTGGATTCATTTTTTTTACAGGTTTTCTGGTCTGCACATATCTGACGCAAAGGGAAATTCATAAGAGACTGCCGGGCAATTTTAATTTTGGACTGGCTTTAATATGCGCGTTTACGGCATTGCTGGTGATGGGATTATTCCTCCACCTGCAGGAGACAAAATATCTCTGGCTGGTATTCGCCATGACCCGGGCCCTGGATATTCAAGAAGACAATGAAGAAAATGACGGAAAAGAGACATTGGGCCTGCCGGATCAGGCACAAGGAATAAAGGAGTAA
- a CDS encoding polysaccharide deacetylase family protein, with product MVPILGLATLQAWDLNRIPVIVFHSISNDGDWIRDPSIVVTVKTFSAQIKWLSKFGYTGIFFDDLYKIRKTKNFRAGKKIAIAFDDGYLDNWVGAFHVLEKHHMKATVFVSTDWIDTCETPRLRMPHAKPLELNWKGYLGPAEIKALQQSGLVDVQSHGTSHDHIFVSDQVIGFVNPHNVPHTLFCHRNPQLKPEWFKHEVALPPGYPLFPFGEALSDRIFYPDPRLITLLVDAAGRPGFFDQSDWAQRLHSIVRQFQETHQKIGTAEPQAHAEKRWKNELVQSREILERLTGKPVRHLVWPRDKSNAIVEKTALKSGYLSTTRSPGHHNNSGTPARVERISIVGTGYPALDVARVLLEVWTFKGCYIFWPVLFLLQRITHPLVLRSGKT from the coding sequence ATGGTCCCTATACTTGGACTTGCCACGCTCCAGGCCTGGGACCTGAACCGTATTCCGGTCATCGTTTTTCACAGTATTTCCAATGATGGAGACTGGATACGCGACCCCAGTATTGTTGTAACGGTTAAAACGTTTTCAGCACAGATCAAGTGGCTGTCAAAGTTCGGGTATACAGGCATCTTTTTTGATGATTTATACAAGATCCGTAAAACCAAAAACTTCAGGGCCGGCAAAAAAATAGCCATCGCCTTTGACGACGGATATCTGGACAACTGGGTGGGGGCGTTTCATGTACTTGAAAAACATCATATGAAAGCCACGGTTTTTGTCTCCACCGACTGGATCGATACATGTGAAACACCACGTTTAAGAATGCCCCATGCTAAACCTTTGGAACTGAACTGGAAGGGCTATCTGGGACCGGCAGAGATCAAAGCGCTTCAGCAAAGCGGTCTGGTGGATGTTCAAAGCCATGGCACCAGCCATGATCATATATTTGTTTCGGATCAGGTGATCGGGTTTGTGAATCCACACAATGTCCCCCACACACTTTTCTGCCATCGCAATCCACAGCTGAAACCCGAATGGTTCAAACATGAGGTGGCGCTGCCGCCCGGCTATCCGTTGTTCCCCTTTGGCGAGGCATTATCCGACCGAATTTTTTATCCTGATCCCCGATTGATTACCCTTCTGGTTGATGCGGCCGGCCGTCCGGGATTTTTTGATCAATCCGACTGGGCCCAACGCCTGCACAGTATCGTCAGGCAGTTTCAAGAAACCCATCAAAAGATCGGTACAGCAGAGCCCCAGGCCCATGCCGAAAAAAGATGGAAAAATGAACTGGTTCAAAGCCGGGAAATTCTGGAAAGATTGACGGGAAAACCGGTTCGCCACCTTGTGTGGCCCCGGGACAAATCAAATGCCATTGTTGAAAAAACGGCGTTGAAATCCGGATATCTGAGTACGACCCGTTCGCCCGGGCATCATAACAACAGCGGAACACCTGCCCGGGTTGAACGGATTTCCATTGTCGGTACAGGATATCCGGCCCTGGACGTTGCCCGGGTACTGCTGGAGGTGTGGACATTTAAAGGGTGCTATATTTTCTGGCCGGTATTGTTTTTACTGCAGCGGATAACCCATCCCCTTGTTTTAAGATCCGGGAAAACTTAA